In Stenotrophomonas sp. ASS1, the following proteins share a genomic window:
- the gmk gene encoding guanylate kinase: MSAPSKPSDAVARGTLYIVAAPSGAGKSSIVNATLARDPQIALSISFTSRAMRPGEVNGQHYHFVSAEKFEEMIAAGDFFEHAWVHGDWKGTARQSVEPQLAAGQDVLLEIDWQGAQQVRQLVPGTVTVFILPPSKQALQDRMRKRGQDSEAVIAQRLGAARDEMLHFNEFDYVIVNEVFDTAVDELCAIFTASRLRREAQKVRHAGLIQALLTPDPGATD, translated from the coding sequence ATGAGCGCCCCGTCGAAGCCGTCGGACGCCGTTGCGCGCGGCACGCTGTACATCGTTGCCGCCCCTTCCGGCGCCGGCAAGAGCAGCATCGTCAATGCCACCCTGGCGCGTGACCCGCAGATCGCCCTGTCGATCTCCTTCACCTCGCGCGCGATGCGCCCGGGTGAGGTGAACGGCCAGCACTACCATTTCGTCTCTGCGGAAAAGTTCGAGGAAATGATCGCCGCCGGCGACTTCTTCGAGCATGCCTGGGTGCACGGCGACTGGAAGGGTACTGCCCGCCAGTCGGTGGAACCGCAGCTGGCCGCCGGCCAGGACGTGCTGCTGGAGATCGACTGGCAGGGCGCGCAGCAGGTGCGCCAGCTGGTGCCGGGCACGGTCACCGTGTTCATCCTGCCGCCGTCCAAGCAGGCCCTGCAGGACCGCATGCGCAAGCGCGGCCAGGACAGCGAGGCCGTCATCGCCCAGCGCCTGGGCGCGGCCCGTGACGAGATGCTGCACTTCAACGAGTTCGACTACGTCATCGTCAACGAGGTGTTCGACACCGCCGTGGACGAACTGTGCGCCATCTTCACCGCCAGCCGCCTGCGCCGGGAGGCCCAGAAGGTCCGCCACGCAGGCCTGATCCAAGCCTTGTTGACCCCCGATCCGGGCGCAACTGACTGA
- a CDS encoding type B 50S ribosomal protein L31, with protein sequence MKADIHPNYRDVVFHDVTSDFKILTRSTMATKETIQWEDGNEYPLVKVEISSASHPFYTGKHKVIDTSGRIDKFQKRYAR encoded by the coding sequence ATGAAGGCCGATATCCATCCGAACTACCGCGACGTCGTCTTCCATGACGTCACCTCCGATTTCAAGATCCTGACCCGCTCGACCATGGCGACGAAGGAAACCATCCAGTGGGAAGACGGCAACGAATACCCGCTGGTCAAGGTTGAAATTTCCTCTGCTTCGCACCCGTTCTACACGGGCAAGCACAAGGTCATCGACACCTCGGGCCGTATCGACAAGTTCCAGAAGCGCTACGCGCGCTGA
- a CDS encoding bifunctional (p)ppGpp synthetase/guanosine-3',5'-bis(diphosphate) 3'-pyrophosphohydrolase produces MNPGPTAKVAAAPAAAVPDYVLQLERAAHYLPPEQLPLLRRAWEVGAAAHAGQTRKSGEPYITHPVAVAQVLAELGLDVEALIAAILHDTIEDTPLTREALAAEFGEAVAELVDGVTKLDKLKFRDRQEAAAESFRKMLLAMSRDLRVIMIKLADRLHNMRTLGAQSREARGRIARETLEIYAPIAQRLGMSLVKSELQNLGFKALYPWRHAILEKHIRSQPVVRREALAQVEVQLSQRLAKEGIEHRLVSRIKTPWSIYNKMRDENKTFDQVMDVFGFRLVVRSVPSCYHALGSVHATFKPLDGRFRDFIAIPKANGYQSLHTVLFGPYGSPIEVQIRTEEMDLIAERGVAAHWTYKFGGDSPNSAQSRAHAWIVELIDSQRAAGSSLEFLDNVKVDLFPDEVYLFTPKGKILALPRNSTALDFAYAVHTDVGNMAVASRVDKKLVPLRTKLVSGQSVEIITARSATPKPQWLEFVVTSKARTAIRHQLKQLEHEDAVQLGHRMLDRALEAMDSSLERLPKGRLDAFLAEHRFPRLEALLAEVALGNWMPTQAAQALMAYAELRGGPHSRHHSQEKILINGSERGVVTFAGCCQPIPGDEIMGYHTAGKGIVVHRMDCPNLAELRKSPERWVPIGWDTTVSGDYDTSLVVEVENGTGVLAQLAAAIAQSHSNIERVDYLDRDFNAAVLAFNIQVRDRNHLAEVMRRLRRLSVVQSVRRQ; encoded by the coding sequence ATGAACCCAGGCCCCACTGCCAAGGTCGCCGCAGCCCCCGCTGCCGCCGTACCCGACTACGTCCTCCAGCTTGAACGCGCCGCCCATTACCTGCCGCCGGAACAGCTGCCGCTGTTGCGCCGTGCCTGGGAAGTCGGAGCCGCCGCACACGCCGGGCAGACGCGCAAGTCGGGCGAGCCCTATATCACCCATCCGGTTGCCGTGGCCCAGGTGCTGGCCGAGCTCGGCCTGGACGTGGAGGCGCTGATCGCCGCGATCCTGCACGACACCATCGAAGACACCCCGCTGACCCGTGAAGCGCTGGCTGCCGAGTTCGGCGAAGCCGTGGCCGAACTGGTCGACGGCGTGACCAAGCTGGACAAGCTGAAGTTCCGCGACCGCCAGGAAGCGGCCGCCGAGAGCTTCCGCAAGATGCTGCTGGCGATGTCGCGCGACCTGCGCGTGATCATGATCAAGCTGGCCGACCGTCTGCACAACATGCGCACGCTGGGCGCGCAGAGCCGCGAAGCGCGCGGCCGCATCGCCCGCGAGACGCTGGAGATCTACGCGCCCATCGCCCAGCGCCTGGGCATGAGCCTGGTCAAGAGCGAGCTGCAGAACCTCGGTTTCAAGGCGCTGTATCCGTGGCGCCACGCGATCCTGGAAAAGCACATCCGCAGCCAGCCGGTGGTCCGCCGTGAAGCGCTGGCGCAGGTGGAAGTGCAGCTGTCGCAGCGGTTGGCGAAGGAAGGCATCGAGCACCGCCTGGTCAGCCGCATCAAGACCCCGTGGAGCATCTACAACAAGATGCGCGACGAGAACAAAACCTTCGACCAGGTGATGGACGTGTTCGGCTTCCGCCTGGTGGTGCGCAGCGTGCCCAGCTGCTACCACGCGCTGGGTTCGGTGCATGCCACGTTCAAGCCGCTGGATGGGCGTTTCCGCGATTTCATCGCCATTCCCAAGGCCAACGGTTACCAGTCGCTGCATACGGTGCTGTTCGGGCCGTATGGTTCGCCCATCGAAGTGCAGATCCGCACCGAAGAGATGGACCTGATCGCCGAACGTGGCGTGGCCGCGCACTGGACCTACAAGTTCGGCGGCGATTCACCGAACAGCGCGCAGAGCCGCGCACACGCCTGGATCGTTGAGCTGATCGACTCGCAGCGTGCCGCCGGTTCCTCGCTGGAGTTCCTCGACAACGTCAAGGTCGACCTGTTCCCGGACGAGGTCTACCTGTTCACCCCGAAGGGCAAGATCCTGGCCCTGCCGCGCAATTCCACCGCGCTGGACTTCGCCTACGCCGTGCATACCGACGTCGGCAACATGGCCGTGGCCTCGCGCGTGGACAAGAAGCTGGTGCCGTTGCGCACCAAGCTGGTGTCGGGCCAGTCGGTGGAGATCATCACCGCGCGCTCGGCCACGCCGAAACCGCAGTGGCTGGAATTCGTGGTTACCAGCAAGGCGCGCACCGCCATCCGCCACCAGCTCAAGCAGCTGGAGCACGAAGACGCCGTGCAGCTCGGCCACCGCATGCTCGACCGTGCGCTGGAGGCGATGGATTCGTCGCTGGAGCGGCTGCCGAAGGGGCGCCTGGATGCGTTCCTGGCCGAGCACCGCTTCCCGCGCCTGGAGGCGCTGCTGGCCGAGGTCGCACTGGGCAACTGGATGCCGACGCAGGCTGCACAGGCGCTGATGGCCTACGCCGAACTGCGTGGCGGCCCGCATTCGCGCCACCACTCGCAGGAAAAGATCCTGATCAACGGCAGCGAGCGCGGCGTGGTCACCTTCGCCGGTTGTTGCCAGCCGATTCCGGGCGACGAGATCATGGGCTACCACACCGCCGGCAAGGGCATCGTGGTGCACCGCATGGACTGCCCGAACCTGGCCGAGCTGCGCAAGTCGCCCGAGCGCTGGGTGCCGATCGGCTGGGACACCACCGTTTCCGGCGACTACGACACCTCGCTGGTGGTGGAAGTGGAGAACGGCACCGGCGTGCTGGCGCAGCTGGCCGCCGCCATCGCGCAGAGCCATTCCAACATCGAGCGCGTGGACTACCTGGACCGTGATTTCAACGCCGCCGTGCTGGCGTTCAACATCCAGGTGCGCGACCGCAACCATCTGGCCGAAGTGATGCGCCGCCTGCGCCGCCTGTCGGTCGTGCAGTCGGTACGCCGCCAGTAA
- the recG gene encoding ATP-dependent DNA helicase RecG: MARKAAVTPVLSPSGEASLAMLAGVGPAVAAKLQARGLATLQDLWLHLPLRYEDRTRLTRIEDLRNGVPAQVEGRVVAVERGMRYRPMLKVAVEDEGQGTLVLRFFHFRQQQVGQFAVGNRLRCFGTPKPGHLGLEIVHPSYQVLGRNDDPELGDRLDPVYPTVEGVGPMTMRKLIGQALDRLPEESTLELLPSGWLDGLGLPSLRSALLTVHRPPPDADLAALAAGTHPAQRRLAMEELLAHHLSLRRQRIALQAHHAPPLAGPGKLAKALLKQLPFALTGAQARVFKQIREDLARPSPMLRLVQGDVGSGKTVVAALAAMLAVEQGKQVALAAPTELLAEQHLNNLRGWLEPLGVRIAWLAGKVTGKARAKVMEQVANGEAQVVVGTHALMQEAVVFQDLALAIVDEQHRFGVHQRLALRDKGAGGNSVPHQLVMTATPIPRTLAMSEYADLDVSAIDELPPGRTPVQTVALNNDRRPELIERIALACQEGRQVYWVCTLIEESEELDATPAQATYESLQALLPGVRVGLVHGRLKAAEKLATMVAFKAGEIDLLVATTVIEVGVDVPNASLMVIENAERLGLAQLHQLRGRVGRGSAVSRCVLLYRAPLSQMARERLQTMRETNDGFVIAEKDLELRGPGELLGTRQTGLAGFRIADLARDAGLLPGVHDLAERLLDQQPALADRVVQRWIGTAVRYASA; this comes from the coding sequence GTGGCACGCAAGGCGGCGGTCACCCCGGTCCTGTCACCGTCCGGCGAAGCATCCCTGGCGATGCTCGCCGGCGTCGGTCCGGCCGTGGCCGCCAAACTGCAGGCGCGTGGCCTGGCCACCCTGCAGGATCTCTGGCTTCATCTGCCGCTGCGCTATGAAGACCGGACCCGGCTGACCCGCATCGAAGACCTGCGCAACGGCGTGCCGGCGCAGGTGGAAGGGCGGGTGGTCGCGGTCGAGCGCGGCATGCGCTACCGGCCGATGCTGAAGGTCGCCGTGGAGGATGAAGGGCAGGGCACCCTGGTGCTGCGCTTCTTTCATTTCCGCCAGCAGCAGGTCGGCCAGTTCGCGGTCGGCAACCGGCTGCGCTGCTTCGGCACCCCCAAACCCGGCCATCTCGGCCTGGAAATCGTCCATCCCAGCTACCAGGTGCTGGGCCGCAACGACGATCCCGAACTCGGCGACCGCCTCGACCCGGTGTATCCCACCGTCGAAGGCGTTGGCCCGATGACGATGCGCAAGCTGATCGGCCAGGCCTTGGATCGCCTGCCCGAGGAAAGCACGCTGGAACTGCTGCCCAGCGGCTGGCTGGATGGCCTCGGCCTGCCGTCGCTGCGCAGCGCGTTGCTGACCGTACACCGGCCGCCGCCGGATGCCGATCTGGCCGCCTTGGCAGCAGGCACCCACCCGGCGCAGCGTCGCCTGGCGATGGAAGAGCTGCTGGCCCACCACCTCAGCCTGCGTCGCCAGCGCATCGCCTTGCAGGCACACCATGCGCCGCCGCTGGCCGGTCCCGGCAAGCTGGCCAAGGCGCTGCTGAAACAGCTGCCGTTCGCGCTGACCGGCGCCCAGGCACGCGTGTTCAAGCAGATCCGCGAGGACCTCGCGCGACCCAGCCCGATGCTGCGGCTTGTGCAGGGCGACGTCGGCTCCGGCAAGACCGTGGTCGCCGCACTGGCCGCGATGCTGGCAGTCGAGCAGGGTAAGCAGGTCGCATTGGCAGCGCCCACCGAACTGCTGGCCGAGCAGCATCTCAACAACCTGCGCGGCTGGCTGGAACCGCTCGGCGTGCGTATCGCCTGGCTGGCCGGCAAGGTCACCGGCAAGGCGCGCGCCAAGGTGATGGAGCAGGTCGCCAACGGCGAAGCGCAGGTGGTGGTCGGCACCCACGCGCTGATGCAGGAGGCGGTGGTGTTCCAGGACCTGGCCCTGGCCATCGTCGACGAACAGCACCGCTTCGGCGTGCACCAGCGGCTGGCCCTGCGCGACAAAGGCGCGGGCGGCAACAGCGTGCCGCACCAGCTGGTGATGACTGCCACGCCGATTCCACGCACGCTGGCGATGTCCGAATACGCGGATCTGGATGTGTCGGCCATTGACGAACTGCCGCCGGGCCGCACGCCGGTGCAGACCGTGGCACTCAACAACGATCGTCGTCCCGAGCTGATCGAGCGCATCGCGCTGGCCTGCCAGGAAGGGCGGCAGGTGTACTGGGTGTGCACGCTCATCGAGGAAAGCGAAGAGCTCGACGCCACCCCGGCGCAGGCCACCTACGAATCGCTGCAGGCGCTGCTGCCGGGCGTGCGCGTGGGGCTGGTGCATGGCCGTCTGAAAGCCGCCGAGAAGCTGGCGACGATGGTGGCGTTCAAGGCCGGTGAGATTGACCTGCTGGTGGCGACCACGGTCATCGAAGTGGGCGTGGACGTACCGAATGCCTCGCTGATGGTGATCGAGAATGCCGAGCGCCTCGGCTTGGCCCAGCTGCACCAGCTGCGCGGCCGCGTCGGTCGTGGTTCGGCGGTATCGCGTTGCGTGCTGCTGTACCGGGCGCCGCTTTCGCAGATGGCGCGCGAGCGCCTGCAGACCATGCGCGAAACCAATGATGGGTTCGTCATCGCCGAGAAGGATCTGGAGCTGCGTGGCCCCGGTGAACTGCTCGGTACCCGCCAGACCGGCCTGGCCGGTTTCCGCATCGCCGATCTCGCGCGCGATGCCGGCCTGCTGCCTGGCGTGCATGACCTGGCCGAGCGCCTGCTGGACCAGCAACCCGCGCTGGCCGATCGCGTGGTGCAACGCTGGATCGGCACCGCCGTGCGTTACGCCTCGGCGTAA
- a CDS encoding RidA family protein, whose translation MSRQIINTEKAPAAIGPYSQAVRAGNTVYFSGQIPLDPATGDIVGAGDVEAQARRAFDNLKAVAEAAGGSLDKVVRLGLYLTDLGEFAKVNAVMQDYFQAPYPARSTIEVSGLPKGANFEVDAVMVID comes from the coding sequence ATGTCCCGCCAGATCATCAACACCGAAAAGGCCCCCGCCGCCATCGGCCCGTACTCGCAGGCCGTGCGCGCCGGCAACACCGTGTACTTCTCCGGCCAGATCCCGCTCGACCCGGCCACCGGCGACATCGTCGGCGCCGGCGACGTCGAAGCACAGGCCCGCCGCGCCTTCGACAACCTCAAGGCCGTGGCCGAAGCCGCTGGTGGCTCGCTGGACAAGGTCGTGCGTCTGGGCCTGTACCTGACCGATCTGGGTGAGTTCGCCAAGGTCAACGCGGTCATGCAGGACTACTTCCAGGCCCCGTACCCGGCCCGTTCCACCATCGAAGTCTCCGGCCTGCCCAAGGGCGCCAACTTCGAGGTCGACGCGGTGATGGTCATCGACTGA
- a CDS encoding citrate synthase yields the protein MSDLDQVTLNAGDKSVVLPVIKPTLGNDCVDIAKLTKETGYFTYDSGFTATASCKSAITYIDGDKGVLLYRGYPIEQLSEKSSYVEVAYLLINGERPSAEQLKAFTDELAAEANVDESINTLIGSFAKDAHPMAILTAAIAQLSGIYHASLDLSDAEQRRQAAVRLIAKVPTLSALIYRHGKGLPANKPDTSLDYVSRFLKQTFESADGQYDLNPDVVKALDLLFILHADHEQNASTSTVRLVGSTGANPYASVAAGVTALWGPAHGGANEAVLKMLEEIGSADNVESAVVKAKDKTSGFRLMGFGHRVYKNFDPRAKVIGEMTSKVLKQLGVQDPLLDVAVKLEQAALQDEYFVARKLYPNVDFYSGIIYKALQIPTEMFTVMFALGRTSGWVSHWLEQQVDPEMKIGRPRQVYTGSDVRDYQG from the coding sequence GTGTCCGATCTTGATCAGGTCACGCTCAACGCCGGCGATAAGTCGGTCGTTCTGCCCGTCATCAAACCCACCCTTGGCAACGACTGCGTCGACATCGCGAAGCTGACCAAGGAAACGGGGTATTTCACCTACGATTCCGGCTTCACCGCGACGGCCAGCTGCAAGTCCGCCATCACCTACATCGACGGCGACAAGGGCGTGCTGCTGTACCGCGGCTACCCGATCGAACAGCTGTCGGAAAAGTCGAGCTACGTCGAAGTGGCCTACCTGCTGATCAACGGCGAGCGCCCGAGCGCCGAGCAGCTGAAGGCCTTCACCGACGAGCTGGCGGCTGAAGCCAACGTCGATGAGTCGATCAACACCCTGATCGGCAGCTTCGCCAAGGATGCACATCCGATGGCCATCCTGACCGCCGCCATCGCGCAGCTGTCGGGCATCTACCACGCCTCGCTGGACCTGTCCGACGCCGAACAGCGCCGCCAGGCCGCTGTGCGCCTGATCGCCAAGGTGCCGACCCTGTCGGCGCTGATCTACCGCCACGGCAAGGGCCTGCCGGCCAACAAGCCGGACACCTCGCTGGACTACGTCAGCCGCTTCCTGAAGCAGACCTTCGAGTCGGCTGATGGCCAGTACGATCTGAACCCGGACGTGGTCAAGGCGCTGGACCTGCTGTTCATCCTGCACGCCGACCACGAGCAGAACGCCTCGACCTCGACCGTGCGCCTGGTCGGCTCGACCGGTGCCAACCCGTACGCGTCGGTCGCCGCTGGCGTCACCGCGCTGTGGGGTCCGGCCCACGGCGGTGCCAACGAAGCCGTGCTGAAGATGCTGGAAGAGATCGGCAGCGCTGACAACGTCGAGTCCGCCGTGGTCAAGGCCAAGGACAAGACCTCCGGCTTCCGCCTGATGGGCTTCGGCCACCGCGTCTACAAGAACTTCGATCCGCGCGCCAAGGTCATCGGCGAGATGACCAGCAAGGTGCTCAAGCAGCTGGGCGTGCAGGATCCGCTGCTGGACGTGGCCGTGAAGCTGGAACAGGCCGCGCTGCAGGACGAGTACTTCGTCGCCCGCAAGCTGTACCCGAACGTCGATTTCTACAGCGGCATCATCTACAAGGCGCTGCAGATCCCGACCGAAATGTTCACCGTCATGTTCGCCCTGGGCCGCACCTCCGGCTGGGTCTCGCATTGGCTGGAACAGCAGGTTGACCCGGAAATGAAGATCGGCCGCCCGCGCCAGGTCTACACCGGCAGCGACGTGCGCGACTACCAGGGCTGA
- a CDS encoding nucleoside hydrolase yields the protein MTHKIPLLIDTDPGVDDALALLMAFADERHDVVALTIAAGNVGLQYTVRNALKLCDIVGRADVPVFAGSPDPLLHPSVDAAHVHGRDGYGDVDLPPPSRQAEAEHAALAILRLSHEHAGELMLVMLGPLTNLALALKLDPTLPERIKRIVVMGGAVTCHGNITPAAEFNIAFDPEAAHVVFTSFKHLLVSDWEATVAHGLPLQDAEKWLQADSDRARFYELISRKTRGLSEDSKGGRWYTADAVAMAWALNPEGQLQVESRPLNVELNGTFSRGATIVDWNRQTGQPDNCDLLMAYDQQRFEALVRQALGAD from the coding sequence ATGACCCACAAGATCCCCCTGTTGATCGACACCGACCCCGGTGTGGACGACGCCCTGGCCCTGCTGATGGCCTTTGCCGATGAACGGCATGACGTGGTCGCCCTGACCATCGCCGCTGGCAATGTCGGCCTGCAGTACACCGTCCGCAACGCCCTCAAGCTCTGCGACATCGTCGGCCGCGCCGACGTACCGGTGTTTGCCGGCAGCCCGGATCCCCTGCTGCATCCCTCCGTTGACGCCGCCCACGTGCATGGCCGTGACGGCTACGGCGACGTGGACCTGCCGCCGCCGAGCCGCCAGGCTGAAGCCGAGCACGCCGCACTGGCCATCCTGCGCCTGTCGCACGAGCACGCCGGTGAACTGATGCTGGTGATGCTTGGCCCGCTGACCAACCTGGCCCTGGCACTGAAGCTGGACCCGACCCTTCCCGAGCGCATCAAGCGCATCGTGGTGATGGGCGGTGCGGTCACCTGCCACGGCAACATCACCCCGGCGGCCGAATTCAACATCGCGTTCGATCCGGAAGCGGCGCACGTGGTGTTCACTTCGTTCAAGCACCTGCTGGTGTCGGACTGGGAGGCCACCGTCGCCCATGGCCTGCCGCTGCAGGATGCTGAAAAGTGGCTGCAGGCTGATTCCGATCGCGCCCGTTTCTACGAGCTGATCTCGCGCAAGACCCGTGGCCTGTCCGAGGACAGCAAGGGTGGCCGCTGGTATACCGCCGATGCGGTCGCCATGGCCTGGGCGCTGAACCCGGAAGGGCAGCTGCAGGTCGAATCGCGGCCGCTGAACGTGGAGCTGAACGGTACGTTCAGCCGCGGCGCCACCATCGTCGACTGGAACCGCCAGACCGGCCAGCCGGACAACTGCGATCTGCTGATGGCCTACGACCAGCAGCGTTTCGAGGCCCTGGTGCGCCAGGCCCTGGGCGCGGACTGA
- the rpoZ gene encoding DNA-directed RNA polymerase subunit omega translates to MARITVEDCLEVVNNRFELVMMASKRARQLANGVQATLDNSETEDKPTVLALREIAARKIDNALIDEVEKAERERAEREALEWAAAEVVADEDMSKNDD, encoded by the coding sequence ATGGCCCGCATCACCGTAGAAGATTGCCTGGAAGTCGTTAACAACCGTTTCGAACTGGTCATGATGGCTTCCAAGCGTGCCCGCCAGCTCGCCAACGGCGTGCAGGCCACGCTGGACAACAGCGAGACCGAGGACAAGCCGACCGTGCTGGCGCTGCGCGAAATCGCCGCCCGCAAGATCGACAACGCGCTGATCGACGAAGTCGAGAAGGCCGAGCGTGAGCGCGCCGAGCGCGAAGCGCTGGAGTGGGCTGCCGCGGAAGTGGTCGCCGACGAAGACATGTCCAAGAACGACGATTGA
- a CDS encoding Fic family protein — MKLPTPAPDLATLTRKYIETLGTILDARIGPEVNGAYEHWDKVRHRMPPAGLNAEQWWLGITWTRAALLKPLPLLLDKTQQPFKLALTDSMQRHLHYIDREAAGSVKGVDAASGQGRFLIRSLIEEAMTSSQLEGASTTRAVAKEMLSTGRAPRDQSERMIYNNYVAMNVIRERGIRPITPGEILELHSILTDGTLELPTDSGRFRTAEDNVAIFDRGSPPTLLHIPPPAEEVPARIERLCTFINEESTPFIHPVAKAIALHFQIGYDHPFVDGNGRTARALFYWAMMNAGYWMTEYFSISSVLKKSPGKYMRAYLYTESDNRDLGYFVAQQLEAIEQSIQGLHAYIARKHAEDQAARRVLRTARLGGVPLNHRQRALLANALKDPDRTYTVASHQAAHTITYPTALKDLNGLVASGLVSKERVGKASEYLVLPGLSERLAL, encoded by the coding sequence ATGAAGCTGCCCACACCAGCTCCCGATCTGGCAACCCTTACACGGAAGTACATCGAGACCCTCGGTACCATCCTGGACGCCCGGATCGGGCCCGAGGTGAACGGCGCCTATGAGCACTGGGACAAGGTGCGCCACAGGATGCCACCGGCGGGCCTGAACGCGGAGCAGTGGTGGCTGGGCATCACGTGGACGCGCGCAGCATTGCTGAAGCCGCTACCGCTGTTGCTGGACAAGACGCAGCAACCCTTCAAGCTGGCACTTACCGATTCAATGCAGCGGCACCTGCACTACATTGATCGGGAGGCCGCAGGCTCGGTGAAGGGTGTGGATGCCGCCAGCGGCCAAGGACGGTTCCTGATCCGCTCGCTGATCGAGGAAGCGATGACCTCATCGCAGCTGGAGGGCGCCTCGACCACGCGGGCGGTGGCAAAGGAAATGCTGAGCACAGGCCGTGCGCCGCGCGACCAGTCCGAGCGCATGATCTACAACAACTACGTGGCAATGAACGTGATCCGCGAGCGCGGCATACGCCCGATCACTCCCGGCGAGATTCTGGAGCTGCACAGCATCCTCACCGACGGCACGCTGGAGCTGCCAACCGACAGCGGGCGTTTCAGAACCGCCGAAGACAACGTTGCGATCTTCGATCGCGGCTCACCACCTACGCTGCTGCACATCCCTCCTCCGGCCGAGGAAGTGCCCGCACGGATCGAGCGGCTGTGCACGTTCATCAATGAGGAAAGCACACCGTTCATCCATCCTGTCGCCAAGGCCATCGCACTGCATTTCCAGATTGGCTATGACCATCCTTTCGTGGATGGCAATGGCCGTACGGCACGCGCACTGTTCTACTGGGCGATGATGAATGCCGGATATTGGATGACCGAGTACTTCTCCATTTCCAGCGTGTTGAAGAAGTCCCCAGGCAAGTACATGCGGGCCTACCTCTACACCGAAAGCGACAACCGGGATCTTGGCTACTTCGTGGCGCAACAACTGGAGGCGATTGAGCAATCGATCCAGGGTTTGCATGCCTACATCGCCAGGAAGCATGCGGAGGATCAGGCAGCGCGACGCGTGCTGCGAACCGCCCGGCTTGGCGGTGTGCCTCTCAATCATCGTCAGCGCGCGTTGCTGGCCAACGCGCTGAAGGATCCTGACCGGACCTACACCGTCGCCAGCCACCAGGCGGCACACACCATTACCTATCCGACCGCGTTGAAGGATCTGAACGGATTGGTGGCTTCCGGGCTTGTCAGCAAAGAGCGCGTCGGGAAGGCCTCCGAGTATCTCGTGCTACCCGGTCTGTCGGAACGTTTGGCGCTGTAG